The Coregonus clupeaformis isolate EN_2021a chromosome 8, ASM2061545v1, whole genome shotgun sequence genome has a segment encoding these proteins:
- the hsf1 gene encoding heat shock factor protein 1 isoform X3 — protein sequence MEFHGGGSVGVVVSGNNVPAFLTKLWTLVEDPDTDPLICWSPNGNSFHVFDQCRFSKEVLPKYFKHNNMASFVRQLNMYGFRKVVHIEQGGLVKPEKDDTEFQHPYFIRGQEHLLENIKRKVNNVSNVKHDELKMSSDDVSKILTNVQHIKGKQETIDSKIIAMKHENEALWREVASLRQKHAQQQKVVNKLIQFLVTLVQSNRVLGMKRKIPLMLNDSSSAHSLPKFSRQYSLEHLQASLQGSPAISASGAPFTSTGLFTAEPSLNNGPIISDVTDLAQASPVEVTNEWIEESTSPLVHIKEEPSSPVLEEVCLAEAVIGGAGVQVDTPLSPITFINSILQESNEPNAPPAPATPTEQKCLSLACLDKSELSDHLDSIDNGLENLQTILNAQSINFESSPLFEFFSSSLPGSEFDLESLDFIQDLLSSDPPKGAERSDNYTAGKQLVQYTSQPMLLTDPLTNENGGADLPTLLEQEGDSYFTQDQDPEEDPSISLLTTDYHTAAPDEPKLS from the exons AATGGCAACAGCTTCCATGTGTTTGATCAGTGCCGATTCTCCAAGGAGGTGCTTCCCAAGTATTTTAAACACAATAACATGGCCAGCTTTGTGCGCCAGCTCAATATGT ACGGCTTCCGCAAAGTAGTCCACATTGAGCAGGGCGGCCTGGTGAAGCCTGAGAAGGACGACACTGAATTCCAGCATCCCTACTTCATCCGCGGCCAAGAGCATCTGCTGGAAAATATTAAACGGAAAGTTAACAAT gtGTCCAATGTTAAACATGATGAGCTTAAGATGAGCTCAGACGATGTCTCAAAAATTCTGACCAACGTTCAGCACATAAAGGGCAAGCAGGAGACCATAGACTCCAAAATCATCGCCATGAAGCA TGAGAATGAAGCTCTGTGGAGGGAGGTGGCCAGCCTCAGACAGAAACACGCCCAGCAACAGAAAGTCGTCAACAAG CTCATCCAGTTCCTAGTGACCCTGGTGCAGTCCAACAGAGTCCTGGGGATGAAGAGAAAGAT TCCCCTGATGCTGAATGACAGCAGCTCCGCCCACTCCTTGCCCAAGTTCAGCAGGCAGTACTCTCTGGAACACCTTCAGGCCTCGCTGCAGGGCTCGCCTGCTATCTCT GCCTCGGGCGCACCATTCACCAGTACCGGTCTCTTCACGGCGGAGCCGTCTCTTAACAACGGCCCCATAATCTCTGACGTCACCGACCTGGCACAGGCCAGCCCTGTGGAGGTCACCAATGAGTGGATAGAGGAAAG CACGAGCCCATTGGTTCACATAAAGGAGGAGCCGTCCAGTCCTGTGTTGGAGGAGGTGTGTCTGGCCGAGGCTGTAATCGGGGGGGCAGGAGTCCAGGTAGACACGCCCCTGTCCCCCATCACCTTCATCAACTCCATCCTGCAGGAGAGCAATGAGCCTAACGCGCCCCCCGCCCCAGCGACCCCTACGGAGCAGAAGTGTCTCAGCCTCGCCTGTCTAGACAA GAGTGAGCTGAGTGACCATTTGGACAGCATCGACAATGGCCTGGAAAACCTCCAGACTATCCTAAACGCGCAGTCCATCAATTTCGAGTCCTCACCCCTCTTTGAA TTCTTCAGTTCTTCCCTGCCTGGCTCTGAATTCGACCTGGAGAGCCTTGACTTT ATCCAGGACTTGCTTTCATCAGATCCACCCAAAGGGGCTGAGAGAAGTGACAACTACACAG CAGGGAAGCAGCTGGTCCAGTACACCTCCCAGCCAATGCTACTGACTGACCCATTGACCAATGAGAACGGCGGAGCGGACCTCCCCACTCTGCTGGAGCAGGAGGGGGACTCGTATTTCACCCAGGACCAGGACCCTGAAGAGGACCCTTCCATCTCGCTCCTCACTACCGACTACCACACAGCAGCACCAGACGAGCCCAAACTATCCTAA
- the hsf1 gene encoding heat shock factor protein 1 isoform X2: protein MEFHGGGSVGVVVSGNNVPAFLTKLWTLVEDPDTDPLICWSPNGNSFHVFDQCRFSKEVLPKYFKHNNMASFVRQLNMYGFRKVVHIEQGGLVKPEKDDTEFQHPYFIRGQEHLLENIKRKVNNVSNVKHDELKMSSDDVSKILTNVQHIKGKQETIDSKIIAMKHENEALWREVASLRQKHAQQQKVVNKLIQFLVTLVQSNRVLGMKRKIPLMLNDSSSAHSLPKFSRQYSLEHLQASLQGSPAISASGAPFTSTGLFTAEPSLNNGPIISDVTDLAQASPVEVTNEWIEESTSPLVHIKEEPSSPVLEEVCLAEAVIGGAGVQVDTPLSPITFINSILQESNEPNAPPAPATPTEQKCLSLACLDNSTQMSEVSRLFPSPSSSLHLRPHPGSELSDHLDSIDNGLENLQTILNAQSINFESSPLFEFFSSSLPGSEFDLESLDFIQDLLSSDPPKGAERSDNYTGKQLVQYTSQPMLLTDPLTNENGGADLPTLLEQEGDSYFTQDQDPEEDPSISLLTTDYHTAAPDEPKLS, encoded by the exons AATGGCAACAGCTTCCATGTGTTTGATCAGTGCCGATTCTCCAAGGAGGTGCTTCCCAAGTATTTTAAACACAATAACATGGCCAGCTTTGTGCGCCAGCTCAATATGT ACGGCTTCCGCAAAGTAGTCCACATTGAGCAGGGCGGCCTGGTGAAGCCTGAGAAGGACGACACTGAATTCCAGCATCCCTACTTCATCCGCGGCCAAGAGCATCTGCTGGAAAATATTAAACGGAAAGTTAACAAT gtGTCCAATGTTAAACATGATGAGCTTAAGATGAGCTCAGACGATGTCTCAAAAATTCTGACCAACGTTCAGCACATAAAGGGCAAGCAGGAGACCATAGACTCCAAAATCATCGCCATGAAGCA TGAGAATGAAGCTCTGTGGAGGGAGGTGGCCAGCCTCAGACAGAAACACGCCCAGCAACAGAAAGTCGTCAACAAG CTCATCCAGTTCCTAGTGACCCTGGTGCAGTCCAACAGAGTCCTGGGGATGAAGAGAAAGAT TCCCCTGATGCTGAATGACAGCAGCTCCGCCCACTCCTTGCCCAAGTTCAGCAGGCAGTACTCTCTGGAACACCTTCAGGCCTCGCTGCAGGGCTCGCCTGCTATCTCT GCCTCGGGCGCACCATTCACCAGTACCGGTCTCTTCACGGCGGAGCCGTCTCTTAACAACGGCCCCATAATCTCTGACGTCACCGACCTGGCACAGGCCAGCCCTGTGGAGGTCACCAATGAGTGGATAGAGGAAAG CACGAGCCCATTGGTTCACATAAAGGAGGAGCCGTCCAGTCCTGTGTTGGAGGAGGTGTGTCTGGCCGAGGCTGTAATCGGGGGGGCAGGAGTCCAGGTAGACACGCCCCTGTCCCCCATCACCTTCATCAACTCCATCCTGCAGGAGAGCAATGAGCCTAACGCGCCCCCCGCCCCAGCGACCCCTACGGAGCAGAAGTGTCTCAGCCTCGCCTGTCTAGACAA TTCTACACAGATGTCAGAGGTCTCTCGCCTCTTCCCCAGCCCCTCCTCATCTCTACACCTCAGACCTCACCCAGG GAGTGAGCTGAGTGACCATTTGGACAGCATCGACAATGGCCTGGAAAACCTCCAGACTATCCTAAACGCGCAGTCCATCAATTTCGAGTCCTCACCCCTCTTTGAA TTCTTCAGTTCTTCCCTGCCTGGCTCTGAATTCGACCTGGAGAGCCTTGACTTT ATCCAGGACTTGCTTTCATCAGATCCACCCAAAGGGGCTGAGAGAAGTGACAACTACACAG GGAAGCAGCTGGTCCAGTACACCTCCCAGCCAATGCTACTGACTGACCCATTGACCAATGAGAACGGCGGAGCGGACCTCCCCACTCTGCTGGAGCAGGAGGGGGACTCGTATTTCACCCAGGACCAGGACCCTGAAGAGGACCCTTCCATCTCGCTCCTCACTACCGACTACCACACAGCAGCACCAGACGAGCCCAAACTATCCTAA
- the hsf1 gene encoding heat shock factor protein 1 isoform X1 yields the protein MEFHGGGSVGVVVSGNNVPAFLTKLWTLVEDPDTDPLICWSPNGNSFHVFDQCRFSKEVLPKYFKHNNMASFVRQLNMYGFRKVVHIEQGGLVKPEKDDTEFQHPYFIRGQEHLLENIKRKVNNVSNVKHDELKMSSDDVSKILTNVQHIKGKQETIDSKIIAMKHENEALWREVASLRQKHAQQQKVVNKLIQFLVTLVQSNRVLGMKRKIPLMLNDSSSAHSLPKFSRQYSLEHLQASLQGSPAISASGAPFTSTGLFTAEPSLNNGPIISDVTDLAQASPVEVTNEWIEESTSPLVHIKEEPSSPVLEEVCLAEAVIGGAGVQVDTPLSPITFINSILQESNEPNAPPAPATPTEQKCLSLACLDNSTQMSEVSRLFPSPSSSLHLRPHPGSELSDHLDSIDNGLENLQTILNAQSINFESSPLFEFFSSSLPGSEFDLESLDFIQDLLSSDPPKGAERSDNYTAGKQLVQYTSQPMLLTDPLTNENGGADLPTLLEQEGDSYFTQDQDPEEDPSISLLTTDYHTAAPDEPKLS from the exons AATGGCAACAGCTTCCATGTGTTTGATCAGTGCCGATTCTCCAAGGAGGTGCTTCCCAAGTATTTTAAACACAATAACATGGCCAGCTTTGTGCGCCAGCTCAATATGT ACGGCTTCCGCAAAGTAGTCCACATTGAGCAGGGCGGCCTGGTGAAGCCTGAGAAGGACGACACTGAATTCCAGCATCCCTACTTCATCCGCGGCCAAGAGCATCTGCTGGAAAATATTAAACGGAAAGTTAACAAT gtGTCCAATGTTAAACATGATGAGCTTAAGATGAGCTCAGACGATGTCTCAAAAATTCTGACCAACGTTCAGCACATAAAGGGCAAGCAGGAGACCATAGACTCCAAAATCATCGCCATGAAGCA TGAGAATGAAGCTCTGTGGAGGGAGGTGGCCAGCCTCAGACAGAAACACGCCCAGCAACAGAAAGTCGTCAACAAG CTCATCCAGTTCCTAGTGACCCTGGTGCAGTCCAACAGAGTCCTGGGGATGAAGAGAAAGAT TCCCCTGATGCTGAATGACAGCAGCTCCGCCCACTCCTTGCCCAAGTTCAGCAGGCAGTACTCTCTGGAACACCTTCAGGCCTCGCTGCAGGGCTCGCCTGCTATCTCT GCCTCGGGCGCACCATTCACCAGTACCGGTCTCTTCACGGCGGAGCCGTCTCTTAACAACGGCCCCATAATCTCTGACGTCACCGACCTGGCACAGGCCAGCCCTGTGGAGGTCACCAATGAGTGGATAGAGGAAAG CACGAGCCCATTGGTTCACATAAAGGAGGAGCCGTCCAGTCCTGTGTTGGAGGAGGTGTGTCTGGCCGAGGCTGTAATCGGGGGGGCAGGAGTCCAGGTAGACACGCCCCTGTCCCCCATCACCTTCATCAACTCCATCCTGCAGGAGAGCAATGAGCCTAACGCGCCCCCCGCCCCAGCGACCCCTACGGAGCAGAAGTGTCTCAGCCTCGCCTGTCTAGACAA TTCTACACAGATGTCAGAGGTCTCTCGCCTCTTCCCCAGCCCCTCCTCATCTCTACACCTCAGACCTCACCCAGG GAGTGAGCTGAGTGACCATTTGGACAGCATCGACAATGGCCTGGAAAACCTCCAGACTATCCTAAACGCGCAGTCCATCAATTTCGAGTCCTCACCCCTCTTTGAA TTCTTCAGTTCTTCCCTGCCTGGCTCTGAATTCGACCTGGAGAGCCTTGACTTT ATCCAGGACTTGCTTTCATCAGATCCACCCAAAGGGGCTGAGAGAAGTGACAACTACACAG CAGGGAAGCAGCTGGTCCAGTACACCTCCCAGCCAATGCTACTGACTGACCCATTGACCAATGAGAACGGCGGAGCGGACCTCCCCACTCTGCTGGAGCAGGAGGGGGACTCGTATTTCACCCAGGACCAGGACCCTGAAGAGGACCCTTCCATCTCGCTCCTCACTACCGACTACCACACAGCAGCACCAGACGAGCCCAAACTATCCTAA